A genomic window from Triticum urartu cultivar G1812 chromosome 7, Tu2.1, whole genome shotgun sequence includes:
- the LOC125524289 gene encoding uncharacterized protein LOC125524289 — MSGGMRQILNLGLYDGLKRAYSLRRLNLSKMKFFHPTAEEAAAHGKVLPTLALDKARATNRKRICNTKLATAEAAAPKMDMPKSDLVMGPPQISPCLHSRRFVHFFPTASESKVILGDRGNRMLRFNIVDGSRYMDTLPCLHGVKEMPMVISVPPTDVHLPDGEDTGDLYIIDGLLHPDKAEVRPQFEALVWRGFPKSAVSSRFWHCDILPLPPWISHHKHGMVFGHALVDNSICFSTCGAEGAGTYCFHIATREWSKAGDWLMPFNGKADYVPELGLWFGITQDNRPCAADLSGLVRGEELSPDKMRIWERDDLPEEWQPKSLHNSCAVSLGSGRFIIVDFLDVMKFDKEWNEMSPVKEFALFTGMELAFSNSKGKNGRNGASKDNGHHSSGTDCSGNESCNCSVSGNENGGKGKGVMRGLRVIKHKSRRYMFKKQLRIEAVL, encoded by the coding sequence ATGAGCGGAGGCATGCGGCAGATCCTGAACTTGGGGCTGTATGACGGGCTCAAACGCGCGTATTCGCTGCGGCGCCTGAACCTCTCCAAGATGAAATTTTTTCACCCGACGGCAGAAGAGGCGGCCGCGCATGGCAAGGTGCTGCCCACACTGGCCCTCGACAAGGCCCGTGCCACCAACAGGAAAAGGATCTGCAACACTAAACTGGcgacggcggaggcggcggcgcccAAGATGGATATGCCAAAATCCGACCTGGTCATGGGGCCACCGCAAATCTCCCCCTGCCTGCACTCCCGTCGCTTCGTCCATTTCTTCCCCACCGCCTCGGAGAGCAAGGTCATCTTGGGCGACCGCGGGAACCGCATGTTACGCTTCAACATCGTCGATGGCTCCCGCTACATGGATACCCTGCCATGCCTCCACGGAGTCAAGGAGATGCCGATGGTCATCTCCGTCCCTCCAACGGACGTGCACCTTCCTGATGGCGAAGACACTGGCGACCTCTACATCATCGATGGCCTCCTCCATCCGGACAAGGCAGAGGTGCGGCCGCAGTTCGAGGCCCTGGTGTGGAGGGGGTTCCCCAAGTCCGCCGTATCTAGCAGGTTCTGGCACTGCGACATCCTCCCTCTGCCGCCGTGGATCAGCCACCACAAGCACGGCATGGTCTTCGGTCACGCCCTCGTCGACAACAGCATCTGCTTCTCCACCTGTGGAGCCGAGGGTGCCGGCACCTACTGCTTCCACATCGCGACTCGTGAGTGGAGCAAAGCTGGCGACTGGCTCATGCCCTTCAATGGCAAGGCGGATTATGTCCCCGAGCTTGGACTCTGGTTTGGCATCACACAAGACAACCGCCCTTGCGCTGCCGACCTCTCAGGCCTCGTCAGAGGGGAGGAGCTGTCGCCAGACAAGATGCGGATCTGGGAGCGTGATGACCTGCCAGAGGAGTGGCAGCCAAAGAGCTTGCACAATTCCTGTGCTGTCAGCCTTGGTTCTGGCAGATTCATCATCGTGGACTTCTTGGATGTCATGAAATTCGACAAGGAATGGAACGAGATGAGTCCCGTCAAGGAATTTGCCCTCTTCACCGGTATGGAGCTAGCCTTCAGCAACAGCAAAGGCAAGAATGGCAGAAATGGTGCCAGCAAAGACAATGGCCACCACAGTAGTGGCACCGATTGCTCCGGCAATGAGAGTTGCAACTGCAGTGTCTCTGGCAACGAGAATGGCGGCAAAGGCAAAGGGGTGATGCGCGGCCTCCGTGTGATCAAGCACAAATCCCGTCGCTACATGTTTAAGAAGCAACTGAGGATCGAGGCAGTGCTCTGA